A portion of the Hoplias malabaricus isolate fHopMal1 chromosome 1, fHopMal1.hap1, whole genome shotgun sequence genome contains these proteins:
- the zmp:0000000930 gene encoding telethonin, with product MHCLSRTSCSYLLNSYSDVREQDQVKRESYEATWLDLVMETRPEYKNTVIEKDTSRKESYERKQVVHFVVRRFPSQTICIGQYGTKMREYYLPYRNVLPIPLFVPRDVTALQEVNQESPASSLPSVTDTEKSWNEKREPVADVEGKPPVIQPNRVEFRASGLISPPRDAAQRI from the exons ATGCACTGCCTGAGCAGAACGTCCTGTTCCTACCTGCTCAACTCCTACAGCGATGTGAGGGAACAGGACCAGGTTAAGAGGGAGTCGTATGAGGCCACCTGGCTGGACCTGGTGATGGAGACGAGGCCAGAATACAA GAACACGGTCATTGAGAAAGACACATCTCGGAAAGAGAGTTATGAGCGAAAGCAGGTTGTTCATTTCGTGGTGCGCCGATTCCCCAGCCAGACAATTTGCATCGGCCAGTACGGGACGAAGATGAGGGAATATTACCTGCCTTACAGAAACGTCCTCCCCATACCGCTCTTTGTGCCTCGGGATGTCACGGCTCTGCAGGAGGTCAACCAGGAGTCACCTGCCTCCTCTCTGCCGTCCGTTACGGACACTGAGAAGAGCTGGAATGAGAAGAGAGAACCAGTAGCTGATGTGGAAGGCAAACCGCCAGTCATTCAGCCCAACAGAGTGGAATTCAGGGCGTCTGGCCTCATCTCTCCACCAAGGGATGCAGCACAGCGGATATGA